Within Acetomicrobium thermoterrenum DSM 13490, the genomic segment GTCCCTTTATGCGCCTCTCTGTCCAGTGAAATATGGGCCTCACCTCCAGGGCAGATTTCATGATCCTAAATGACTCCTCTATCCTCCAGAGCTTATGATATACGTCCATCACCTCCATGGCCGTCATGTCACGTGTGCTCGTCTGTATGGCGTAATATCCGTCGAATAGGGCGTCACGCGTTACAGCCTCTTCGTCTAAGGTCCAAGTAGGTTTAGCCCCTGCGTCTTTGATGTACTTCTTGCCGCCACGCTTGTTGCTCGAGCCTATGAGGTAAGGGTATTTTAAAAGCTCTTCTGCCTTTTGTAGCAAACGCATCCTGTCGGCTTTGTCCTTTTCTGCCCTCCTTTTGGAAAAGGTGACTATGAGGCGCTCATCCAGTTGATGTTTGCCCCCTGCTTCGTCTTTCACGACGTTCATGTAGGGCAATACCTTGTAGCGAAACTCGTCTTCATGGCCTTCGTTTAGAAAGGTGTAACCCTCCATATCTAGGGCAGATTTTATTACAGAGCTATTCATGCTTTTAAGCCTTGCCGCTACGATGTAGTCGTAACCTTTATCCCTTATTAGCTTTAAGTTTAACTTGCTGTTTATCCCTTTGTCCGCGACTATGACTATGCGCCTTACGCCGAAAAGCCTTTCCATGTTCTCCAGGGCCTTAAGCAACGTCTTCCCGTCAAAGGTGTCGCCGGGGAATAGCTCGTAACCTACAGGCCTTCCCTCGCAGTCGGTAATGAGGCCCAATACCACCTGCACTTCCTTGAACTTTCCGTCCTTGCTGAAGCCGAAATCCTTCAAGGAATCTGCCTTTACGCTTTCAAAGTAAAAGGTCGTCACGTCGTAAAATACCACGTCTACCTGCATGTTAAAGAGGCTCCTTTCCCGCTCAAATAGGGCCTGCTCAAGGATTTCCTTCTTTTCCGCTATGACATCTAATGCCCTATATAGGTGGTTATAGCCTACATGTGACAAGTTCAAGTAACGGCTCTGGCCTTTGAAGGTAGCTAGCTTGCTTTTAGGCTCTAGTAAATGCTGGATGACCATTAAAAGACAGGCGTCTGAAAGGTTGAATTCTAGGTTTCTGTCACAAACCAGAAGCTCGAGTGACTTCGGTAGGTCGAAGTCGTTCCAGATATTTTTATACACCGTATATCCGTAGTTTAAAAGCTCCCCCTCGGATGCGTCTTTTAAGTTCACGAAGGAACCTTTGGACATCTCGATTAGCCTTTCTCCAAGGCGCTGAAAGCTCTGGTTTCCCTCTATCTGGTCCAGGCGACCTAAGTTTAAGACGGTA encodes:
- a CDS encoding IS1634 family transposase; protein product: MFLKVVKSKGNEYLRIVESYRDGGKVRHRTVLNLGRLDQIEGNQSFQRLGERLIEMSKGSFVNLKDASEGELLNYGYTVYKNIWNDFDLPKSLELLVCDRNLEFNLSDACLLMVIQHLLEPKSKLATFKGQSRYLNLSHVGYNHLYRALDVIAEKKEILEQALFERERSLFNMQVDVVFYDVTTFYFESVKADSLKDFGFSKDGKFKEVQVVLGLITDCEGRPVGYELFPGDTFDGKTLLKALENMERLFGVRRIVIVADKGINSKLNLKLIRDKGYDYIVAARLKSMNSSVIKSALDMEGYTFLNEGHEDEFRYKVLPYMNVVKDEAGGKHQLDERLIVTFSKRRAEKDKADRMRLLQKAEELLKYPYLIGSSNKRGGKKYIKDAGAKPTWTLDEEAVTRDALFDGYYAIQTSTRDMTAMEVMDVYHKLWRIEESFRIMKSALEVRPIFHWTERRIKGHFLICFLAFLLERTLENKLKCLGLKPSPAQIKEALNSMNFTKVSVKGEEFLIKVKGTPLSQKILQVMKMRSPKNVTPVKDVSLV